The region TCATGAAAAACAGGTTGTAGTACGGCAGTTCACGCATTTGCTTGCTGGCGGCGTCCGCCAGCTCGTCACGTCCGTAGCCAATGGCAACACACCACAGGCCGGCCATGCCGTCGAGAATTTTGTGACCCTCGCTGTCCCACAGGTACACGCCTTTAGCGTGAGTAATGATGCGAGGGCCGACGGCTTTCAATTGCTTGAAGTCGCTGAAAGGCGCCAGGTGGTGATCGTTGCTCAGGTTTTGCCAGGCCAGGGTTTGCGGGTTCTTATTCGTCATGCAACTCTCCTTTATTCAGTGTGGGTGCTGCGCCTTCCTGGCGCAGCGCTCCCATGCCAGACGGGCGTGTCAGACAGCGAACAGCAGGAACTCTCGCTCCCACGAACTGATGACGCGCTTGAAGTTTTCATGCTCGGCACGTTTGACCGCCACGTAGCCGGCAATGAACTTGGTCCCCAGGTACTTCTCGATGGTCTTGCTGTTTTCCATGCGCTCCAGTGCGTCTTCAATCGTCAGGGGCAAGCGCAGGTTGCGACGCTCATAGCCCCGACCCACGACAGGCGCGCTCGGATTGAGGCCTTCGACCATGCCGATGTAACCGCACAGCAAGCTGGCAGCAATGGCCAGATACGGGTTGGCATCGGCGCCCGGCAGGCGGTTTTCTACCCGGCGATTCTGTGGGCCCGCATCCGGTACCCGCAGACCCACGGTGCGGTTCTCTTCACCCCATTCCACGTTGACCGGTGCTGAGGTATCCGGCAGGAAGCGACGGAAAGAGTTCACATTCGGAGCAAACAGGGGCAGCAACTCCGGGATGTACTTTTGCAGGCCACCGATATGGTTGAGGAACAGTTGGCTCATGCTTCCGTCTTCATTGGAGAAGACGTTTTTACCGGTGTTGATATCAATGATGCTCTGGTGCAAGTGCATCGCGCTGCCCGGTTCGCCGGTCATGGGTTTGGCCATGAAGGTCGCCGCCACATCGTGCTTGAGCGCGGCTTCGCGCATGGTGCGCTTGAACACCAGGATCTGGTCGGCCAAGGACAGTGCATCGCCATGACGGAAGTTGATTTCCATCTGCGCCGTGCCGTCTTCATGGATCAGCGTGTCCAGGTCCAGCTCTTGCAGTTCGCACCAGTCGTACACGTCTTCGAACAACGGATCGAATTCGTTGGCCGCTTCGATAGAGAAGGACTGGCGGCCGGTTTCAGGGCGTCCGGAGCGACCTATCGGTGGCTGCAACGGATAATCGGGGTCGTCACTGCGCTTGGTCAGGTAAAACTCCATTTCCGGCGCCACGATGGGCTGCCAGCCGTGGTCGGCATAGAGTTTCAATACCTTTTTAAGCACGTTGCGCGGCGACAACTCGATCGGGTTGCCCTGTTTGTCATAGGTGTCGTGGATCACCTGTGCCGTGGGCTCAATTGCCCAGGGCACGAGAAATACTGCGTTCTCGTCAGGACGGCAGACCATGTCGATGTCAGCCGGATCGAGGAGTTCGTAATAGATGTCGTCTTCGACATAGTCGCCCGTAACGGTTTGCAGCAATACGCTCTCGGGCAGGCGCATGCCTTTTTCGGCAATGAACTTGTTGGTCGGCGATATCTTCCCGCGAGTAATCCCGGTGAGGTCGGCGATCATGCATTCGACTTCTGTGATCTTATGGTCTTTCAACCAATCGGTGAGCTGGTCGAGGTTGTTACTCATAAATGCCTCTGGGCTGAGTTTCCTGACTTGAATAAGTCAGGCGTTTACTGACGCATCGGCGTCGCGTTGTCGTGCGCGCCTTCTGCAGGCATCGCCAAATGCCTGGAAGATGGCGAGGTAAATCGGATTAGAGCTTACCTGCCATTCAGGGTGCCATTGAACTGCTAAAGCAAAAGCCTTGCCGTCCTGCACGGAGACGGCTTCAACCAGCCCGTCCGGGGCTCGCGCCTCGACCCTTAAGCCGGGTGCCAGTCGCTGTATGCCCTGGGTGTGAATCGAGTTGACATCGAACTCGGTTGGCAAACCGAGGCTGGCCAGGATGCCACCGGGTTCAACGTGCATGCTGTGGCTGGGGGCGTACTGGATTTCAACCGGGGCGCTGGGGTCTTCGCGGTGCTCCATGAAGCCGTCGACTTCATGTAATTTCTGGTGAAGTGAGCCACCCAGGGCTACATTCAATTCTTGAAAGCCTCGGCAAATACCGAGCACGGGAACGCCTGCGGCAAGGGCTGCGCGAATCAGGGGAAGGGTCGTTTGATCGCGGTCAGGGTCGTGAAGCGTGCCATGCGCGCTGTCAGGTCCTTGATACCAATGGGGTTCTACGTTGGATGGGGAGCCGGTAAAGAGTAAACCGTCCAGGCTGTCCAGAATATCGTTCGGATCAATCACTTGCGCCAATGACGGAAGGATCAGAGGCAAGCCTTTGGCTGCCACCGCAACGGCTCTAACATACTTGTCGCCCGTGACGTGATAGGGATGAAGACCTATCTGTTTGGTACAAGCGGTGACGCCGATTAACGGCAGGCGTGACATGTAACACCCCGGTATTATTGCTGTTATGGGTTTGAATCGAGCTTAGCCTTGTTCATTTTTTTACACAACACCCCCGTAAAAAATACAACACGGCCCGCTCAAGCCTGCGGGCGGCAAGGATTTAAAATCCCTAAAGCTGCCCTATAAAGCACCAAAAATGGCCTTGTGGCGCTTTTTTAGGGCAAAAAACAGGCTGCTTGACTTCGGTATGCCGTTCGGGTTGACTGAAACCCGTAGCGCTCAATGATTGATATTTTTAACAACAAAGGTGTTGCATCATGTCGGTACCCCCGCGTGCCGTTCAGCTGAATGAAGCGAACGCGTTCCTTAAGGAACATCCTGAGGTTCTGTACGTTGACCTTCTAATTGCGGATATGAATGGTGTAGTGCGCGGCAAGCGCATTGAACGCACCAGCCTCCACAAGGTTTACGAGAAAGGCATCAACCTGCCAGCCTCCCTTTTTGCTCTGGATATCAATGGCTCAACGGTGGAAAGCACCGGTCTGGGTCTGGATATCGGTGATGCAGACCGAATCTGTTATCCAATTCCTGACACCCTGTGCAACGAGCCTTGGCAAAAGCGCCCAACCGCGCAATTGCTGATGACCATGCACGAACTTGAAGGTGAACCTTTCTTCGCCGATCCGCGCGAAGTGTTGCGCCAGGTAGTCACCAAGTTTGATGAGTTGGGCCTGACCATCTGTGCCGCTTTTGAGCTTGAGTTCTACCTGATCGATCAGGAGAACGTGAACGGCCGTCCACAACCGCCGCGTTCGCCGATTTCCGGCAAGCGTCCGCACTCGACTCAGGTTTACCTGATCGACGACCTCGACGAATACGTCGACTGCCTCCAGGACATTCTGGAAGGTGCCAAAGAGCAAGGCATCCCGGCTGACGCCATCGTTAAAGAAAGTGCCCCGGCGCAGTTCGAAGTGAACCTGCACCACGTTGCCGACCCGATCAAGGCCTGCGACTACGCGGTACTGCTCAAGCGTTTGATCAAGAACATCGCCTACGACCATGAAATGGACACCACCTTCATGGCCAAGCCTTACCCAGGCCAGGCGGGCAACGGGCTACACGTTCATATTTCGATTCTGGATAAAGAAGGCAAAAATATTTTTGCCAGCGAGGATCCCGAGCAGAACGCCGCATTGCGTCACGCAATCGGCGGTGTGCTGGAGACCCTACCGGCGCAGATGGCGTTCCTTTGCCCTAACGTCAACTCGTACCGCCGTTTTGGTGCACAGTTCTACGTTCCCAACTCGCCTTGCTGGGGCCTGGACAACCGTACGGTAGCCATTCGCGTGCCGACCGGTTCTTCCGATGCTGTGCGTATCGAACACCGTGTGGCCGGCGCCGATGCCAACCCCTACTTGCTGATGGCTTCAGTCCTGGCAGGCGTGCATCACGGCCTGACCAACAAGATCGAGCCGGGTGCGCCAGTCGAAGGCAACAGCTACGAGCAGAATGAACAAAGCCTGCCGAATAACTTGCGTGATGCACTGCGCGAGCTGGACGACAGTGAAGTCATGGCCAAATATATCGATCCTAAATACATCGATATCTTTGTGGCCTGTAAAGAGAGCGAGCTGGAGGAGTTTGAACACTCCATCTCCGATCTCGAATACAACTGGTACCTGCATACCGTGTAAGCGCTTGCAGCCACTGAAAACGCCGCCGGCTTCCCAGCCCGCGGCGTTTTTTTATGGGGGTTGGCCTGCGAACAGATCAGCAAATCGTCATGGAATACGGGAAAAGTCCTACATAAATATTTTACCCAAGCTCTCAAGATGTTCGGCTTAATGAGCGGCCATTCAGGTTTTGAAAAGGAGTTGTCGCGCGTTCTTTACATCCTTTTTCACGAAGAATTCATCATGAAGCTCCGCATCTTCAGCGCGGTCATTCTGGTCATGGGCCTGTTTGTCTGGAACTCGGCACTTGCAAACAGTCAGTCCTGGAACTATGCCGAGGCGTCCGGCTCCGCTCACTGGAGCACGCCTGCTCCGGATGATGACGCCTGCAACTCTGACTGCGTTCAGTCGCCAGTCAACATGAACAGTGCCTCCCTTGCCGGTTTACCTGACCTGGATATTCACTATTTGGTGGGCCCGGCCACAGTCGAGCACATGGGGCATACCCTGGAAGTCAGGTCTGATACTGAGGGCCGGATCATCATGGGCGAGGACTTTTACGAATTCGTCCAACTGCACGTGCACACGCTCAGCGAAAAACAGAGCAAAGCCGGCCTTTACCCCATCGTTGCCCACCTGGTGCACCGCAATCAAAACGGCGAGTGGGCGGTGGTTGTCATGCAGTTCAAGGAAGGTGCCGAAAACCCGGTGCTGGCCCAATTGTTTGCAGCGGCGCCCGCGCGTAAAGGTGAAACGCTGACACTGGGGTATCTGGACATTTCTCAGCTGTTTCCTGCGCAGCGCGATTACTACACGCATAAGGGGTCGCTGAAAGCGCCGTCATGTATCGATTGTGTACGTTGGCACGTGCTGAAAACCCCGGTTGAAATGTCCAAAGCTCAGTTGCACACGTTTCAATTATTGTTCCCGGCGAACACTCGTCCTGTGCAGCCGGGTGATGAGCGCACGGCGCAGGTCAGTGACTAATACCTGAACCGGCTCGTACAATGCCTGCTGCCCCGCAGGAGACACCCATGACGCGCCCCGCCCCGCCACGCGCTACACCTCGCAAGTCCCGCGCACGCAGTCAGGCCCGGATCGACTCGATACTCGACGCCGCACGAACGTTGCTTGCGGCTGAAGGCGTGGCCAGCCTTTCTATCTATAGCGTGGCCGAGCGCGCCGAGATTCCGCCCTCGTCGGTCTATCACTTTTTTGCGGGGGTGCCAGCGCTGCTCGAAGCCCTGACCAGTGATGTACACGCCGCGTTTCGCGCGTGTTTGCAAACACCGGTCGAGCATGAAGCGTTGAGCACCTGGCGCGACTTGTCACAACGGATTGAGCAGCGCATGTTGGCCATTTACAGCGAAGATGCGGCGGCTCGACAGCTGATTCTGGCTCAGCATGGCCTCACCGAAGTCACCCGGGCCGACCGCCAGCACGATCTTGAGCTGGGCCAACTGATGCACGCGCTGTTTATGCGTCATTTCGAGTTGCCGGTTTTGCCGCAGGATGTGGATGTATTTGCGCTGGCGATGGAGCTGGGTGATCGCGTTTATGCGCGCTCCATCCAGTTGCATGACTGCATCACCCCGCGTATGGCCGAAGAAGGCCTGCGCGTCGTGGATGCTTATTTGGGGTTGTACCTGCCGCCTTTTTTGCCGAAACGCTTGGCACCCATGAACGAATCCGACCTGTAGGCGCGAGCCCGCTCGCGCCTACAGGTTTTTTGCGCCGCGGTTAAAACGGTGCATCACCCAAAATAGTCGCACGGTGCATTACGCGGCGATTGGGGCGGTAATCATCCACGGCGTAATGCTGGGTCACGCGGTTGTCCCAGAAGGCCACGTCGTTTTCCTGCCAGCGCCAGCGAAGGGTGTATTCCGGCCGTGTCGCATGGGCGAACAGCAGTTTCAAAATGGCTTCGCTTTCCGCTTCGGACAGTTCATTGATGCGGGTGGTGAAGCCTTCGTTGACGAACAGCGATTTGCGCCCGCTCACCGGGTGTGTGCGAATCACCGGGTGTGACAGCGGCGGGTTGCTCTTGCGGGTTTGCTCCCAGCGCGCCAGGTCTTCTGGCGTTGAGCCAAAACGCTCCAGCGGGAATGACTTGGTGAAGTCGTGAGTGGCCGTCAGTCCATCCAGCAGGACTTGAAGCGGTCTGGATAACCCTTCAAACGCCGCAATGCCGGCGGCCCACAAGGTATCGCCTCCGAAAGCAGGCAATTGTTTGGCACTCAGCACCGCCCCCATCGCCGGTGTCGGCAAGAAGGTGACATCGGTATGCCAGACTGCGTTGTCGCGCACGTCGGTGACGGCAGTGTCCAGCACCAGTACTTGCGGTTGCTCGGGCACATTGGGATAGATGGGATGGATATGCAGGTCGCCAAAATGGGCTGCAAAGCGTGCTTGCTGCTGTGGCGTGACGGGCTGGTTTCTGAAGAACACAACGTGATGCCGGAGCAGTGCCTGTTCGATGGCATCACGGTGTTCCACGCTCAGCGGCAGGCTCAGGTCAACGCCGTCAATCTGGGCACCCAGGGCAGCGCTAATCGGGGTAATGGTCAGGCTCATGATCGTCTCTTTTATCAGCGCGCCGATTGATCAGCGTCGAGTTCTGTTCAATAGGCTTAGTGAGCCTGGCCATGCCATGGCACCAGCTTGCGTTGCAGGGCGCGCAGGCCCATCTCCATCGCGAAGGCGATAATGGCAATCACCAGAATCCCCAGCACCACCACGTCGGTGACCAGAAACTGTGCGGCCGATTGCACCATGAAGCCCAGGCCGCTGGTGGCCGCAATCAGCTCCGCAGCCACCAGCGTTGACCAGCCCACACCCAGGCCGATACGTACGCCGGTCAAAATGTCCGGCAGAGCGCTGGGCAAAATCACATGACGGATCAGCTGCCAGCGGGTCGCTCCCAGGGATTGCGCTGCGCGGACTTTTGCCGGGTCTACCGTGCGCACACCGGTCGCGGTTGCGATGGCAATCGGCGCAAAAATCGCCAGATAAATCAGCAGCACTTTCGACAGTTCGCCAATGCCGCACCAGATCACGATCAGCGGCAAATACGCCAACGGCGGAATCGGGCGGTAGAACTCAATCAGCGGATCGAAAATCCCTCGCGCAATGCGGTTGTAGCCAATGGCGATGCCCACCGGGACGGCAGTCAAAATGGCGAAACCCAGGCCCAGGCCGATCCGGCTCAGGCTCGCGCCCAAGTGCTGCCACAAGGTCGAGTCCATGTAGCCCTTGGTGGCCAGTAACCAGCCTTTCTCCAGTACGGCGGACGGTGGTGGCAAGAACAGTGGCTCGATCAGTTCGCCAGCGGTGACGGCCCACCACAGTGCAATCAGGGTCAGCAGCGTCAACACGCTGATCCAGCGCGTGCTCAAGCTGCGTTTTACCGGGCGCGACGCAGGGGGCGCGGCAACGGATGGTGTGATTGCCGGAAGTTCATAGCTGCTCATGCGCGCTCCTGCCGCTGAGCGGCGCCGCGTTGTGAAAATACGCGCTCCAGCACGTGTTCACGGGTTTCAATAAAACGAGGATCCGACTTGATCGACCGCGCCGATTCACCGGCGTTGTAGCGCTGGCCGAAATCCAGGGCCAGGCGCTCGACGATACGACCCGGCTCAGGGGCCAGCAAAATCAGGTCAGTGGCCAGAAACACGGCCTCTTCAATGTCATGGGTGATCAGGAAGACCGGCTTGTCGGTGCGTTTGCACACCTGCAGCAACAGCTCTTGCATCTGTTCACGGGTGAAGGCATCCAGGGCGCCAAACGGTTCATCCATCAGCAGCACACGAGGATCGGCCGCCAAGGCACGCGCCAGGCCTACTCGCTGTCTTTGCCCACCGGACAGTTCCCAGATCCGGCGCTGTTCAAAGCCTGACAAATCAACCAGTGTGAGCATTTCACGGGCGCGGGTTTCGCGTTTGTTACGCGGCACACCGGCCAGCTCAAGGCCAAAGGCTACGTTCGCCAGCACGTCTTGCCAGGGCAATAACACATCGTCCTGGAAGACCACGCCACGCTCGGCGCCAGGGCCTTTGACCGGGGCGCCATCAAGGGTGATGCGCCCGGCGCTGGGCTCGACAAAACCGGCGATCAGGTTCAGCAATGACGTTTTGCCGCTGCCGGACGGGCCGAGTGCGACCAGCAGTTGCTGGGGGCCGAGGCTCAGGGAAATATCCGACAGCACAGGCTCGGCAGCGCCCGGGTACTGTGCGCTGATGCGCTCCAGTGATAACAAGGCCATGGCAGTCGACTCCTCAGCGGGCGTTGATTATTGAGTGATGAAGCGGGCGTTAACCGACGGCGCGTAGTCCGGCAGCACAGCATCCACCTTGCCTTGCTCTTTAAGGAACGCGGCGGTGTCCGCCAGGGCCTTGGTGGTGGGTGCACCGAGCAACTGCGTCTGGCCAGCGGCCAGCGGGTACACATTGCCTTGCAGCAGCAGTGGAATGTCAGTGGCCTTGGCCCCTGACAGCTTCACCAGCTTGTCGACGTTGCTCTGATTGGCCTGCCACGCTTTTGGATCTTTGTGGTAATCGGCATAGGCGTCCAGGGTCACTTTGGCGAACGCTGTGACGATCTCCGGATGCTTGGCGGCGAAATCCTTGCGCACGATCCAGGCATCAAAAGTGGGTGCACCGAACTGGCTGAGTTCGCCCGAGGTGATCAGCACTTTGCCGTTCTCTTTGGCCGTGCCGAGCGCGGGGTCCCAGACATAGGTCGCGTCAATATCGCCACGCTTCCAGGCGGCCACAATGGCGGGCGGGGCGAGGTTAAGAATCGTGACTTTCGCAGGGTCGATCTTCCAGTGTTTCAGTGCTGCCAGCAGGCTGTAGTGCCCGGTGGACACAAACGGCACGGCCACTTTTTTACCGATCAGGTCCTGGGGACTGTTGATGCCGGAACCCTCCCGTGCCACCAGCGCTTCGGCAGCGCCGATCTGGGTCGCGATCAAAAAGGTTTCAACCGGGACTTTTCGGGTGATTGCCGCCGTTAGCGGGCTAGACCCCAGATAGCCGATTTGCACATCGCCGGAGGCGATCGCGGCAATGATGTCGGCGCCATTATCAAATTTTCTCCAGCGGATGTTGGCGTCGATGGAGCGCTCGTAAGCGCCATCGGCTTGGGCCACTTTGGCCGGGTCGACAGTGGTTTGGTAGGCCACGGTGACTTCGCTGGCCGCCTGTGCGAAAAAACTGGCACCTGCCAGAGACAAAGCTGCCAAAAGGCGTAGGGGAGAGTGCAGTTTCATCAGGGGGCTCCTCGGCAGGCGGCCGGATATCGGCAGAAAGCGAGGTTAAATGATCTAAGAATGCACAAATAAATAACTTTTTAGCATTAGCTTATGTAGTTCCGATACCTCCTGACCCTTTGCTCCAGGCCTTTGGATGTTCTGATCCGAAGCCGGTGGCTTCCCGGAATCAAGAACCAAATGAACTAAAAAATTATATTAAATTCCGTTCAGGCATTAGACGAAGGCCCGATAGCATTCCTTCGAATGCCTTTGGGAATAAGCTTCTATATAATTATTCGGTCTGAAAATTTCTTAAATAATTCTTTTTGGGTTTATCAAAAACCCATTAACCTTCTTGCAAGCAGTAAATGACTAGACAAAAGTCGTAGACATGAATAGTTACGATTGACTTGCTGGTCACGGTCTGGCGCTAATCGCGCATCTATAGCACCGAAGCGTCAGATTTCGGGCTGAAGACCTACAAAAATTAGAAACGTAAAGGAGCAACACAATGAACAGGTCCACCTTGGCCGTGGCTGTGGCCATCGGTTTGTTGGCACAGCAAGCCAGTGCTGCCGGCTTTATCGAAGACAGCAAGGCAACGCTGAAGCTGCGCAACTTCTATATCAACAACGATAACCGCGACTCGGGCACGCCCAAGAACGCCAGCTATCAGGAAGAATGGGGCCAAGGCTTCCAGCTTGATTACACCTCGGGCTTTACCCAAGGCACCGTAGGTTTTGGTGTTGATGCCATCGGCTTGCTGGGTGTGCGTCTGGATTCAGGCAAAGGCCGTCATGGCAACCCGACCAGCGCCAACTACGGCGGCACCGTATTCCCTACCGATAGCGATGGCCGTGCAGTCAGCGACTTCTCTAGTCTGGGCCTGACAGCCAAGGCCAAGATCTCCCAGACCGAATTGCGCTACGGCACCCTGATGCCGAAGCTGCCGGTGATCGTTTCCAACGATGGCCGCTTGTTGCCCCAGACTTTTGAAGGGGGCCAAATCACCTCCAACGAATTCAAGGACCTGACGTTTGTTGGTGGTCAGATCGAGCACGCCAAGGGCCGTAACTCCAGCAACACCGAGGGGTTGTCGATCGCGGGTGCCAACAACGCGCGTACGGGCGAGTTCAGCAATAAATTCCTGTACGGCGGTGTGGACTACAAACTCAACAAAGACCTGTTGCTGCAGTACTACTACGGCAACCTGGAAGACTTCTACAAGCAGCACTTCCTGGGCTTGACCCACAACTGGTCCATCGGTCCAGGTGTGTTGAAATCTGATGTGCGTTATTTCAACAGCAGTGATGACGGCAAGAACGGCAGCGACCCAGCCTACTTCACCACTGGCGACTACCGCAGCAACGCTACCGGTAAAGGCAAAGTCGACAACAACCTGTACAGCGCCTTGTTCCTGTACACCGTTGAAGGTCACACCTTCGGTGGCGGCTATCAGGTCAGCAATGGCAGCAGCGATTTCCCTTGGTTGAACCAG is a window of Pseudomonas taetrolens DNA encoding:
- the tauB gene encoding taurine ABC transporter ATP-binding subunit yields the protein MALLSLERISAQYPGAAEPVLSDISLSLGPQQLLVALGPSGSGKTSLLNLIAGFVEPSAGRITLDGAPVKGPGAERGVVFQDDVLLPWQDVLANVAFGLELAGVPRNKRETRAREMLTLVDLSGFEQRRIWELSGGQRQRVGLARALAADPRVLLMDEPFGALDAFTREQMQELLLQVCKRTDKPVFLITHDIEEAVFLATDLILLAPEPGRIVERLALDFGQRYNAGESARSIKSDPRFIETREHVLERVFSQRGAAQRQERA
- a CDS encoding carbonic anhydrase family protein, encoding MKLRIFSAVILVMGLFVWNSALANSQSWNYAEASGSAHWSTPAPDDDACNSDCVQSPVNMNSASLAGLPDLDIHYLVGPATVEHMGHTLEVRSDTEGRIIMGEDFYEFVQLHVHTLSEKQSKAGLYPIVAHLVHRNQNGEWAVVVMQFKEGAENPVLAQLFAAAPARKGETLTLGYLDISQLFPAQRDYYTHKGSLKAPSCIDCVRWHVLKTPVEMSKAQLHTFQLLFPANTRPVQPGDERTAQVSD
- a CDS encoding OprD family porin, translated to MNRSTLAVAVAIGLLAQQASAAGFIEDSKATLKLRNFYINNDNRDSGTPKNASYQEEWGQGFQLDYTSGFTQGTVGFGVDAIGLLGVRLDSGKGRHGNPTSANYGGTVFPTDSDGRAVSDFSSLGLTAKAKISQTELRYGTLMPKLPVIVSNDGRLLPQTFEGGQITSNEFKDLTFVGGQIEHAKGRNSSNTEGLSIAGANNARTGEFSNKFLYGGVDYKLNKDLLLQYYYGNLEDFYKQHFLGLTHNWSIGPGVLKSDVRYFNSSDDGKNGSDPAYFTTGDYRSNATGKGKVDNNLYSALFLYTVEGHTFGGGYQVSNGSSDFPWLNQGDGSSAYLTTDMQISKFARAGERTWQARYSYDFAKVGVPGLTAGAVYLRGDNIDTISGGKVATNGGSEWERDLTLAYVVQDGALKNLGVMWKNAMWRNDIAGQRDQDENRLIVSYSIPLL
- a CDS encoding gamma-glutamyl-gamma-aminobutyrate hydrolase family protein — translated: MSRLPLIGVTACTKQIGLHPYHVTGDKYVRAVAVAAKGLPLILPSLAQVIDPNDILDSLDGLLFTGSPSNVEPHWYQGPDSAHGTLHDPDRDQTTLPLIRAALAAGVPVLGICRGFQELNVALGGSLHQKLHEVDGFMEHREDPSAPVEIQYAPSHSMHVEPGGILASLGLPTEFDVNSIHTQGIQRLAPGLRVEARAPDGLVEAVSVQDGKAFALAVQWHPEWQVSSNPIYLAIFQAFGDACRRRARQRDADASVNA
- a CDS encoding glutamine synthetase family protein; amino-acid sequence: MSVPPRAVQLNEANAFLKEHPEVLYVDLLIADMNGVVRGKRIERTSLHKVYEKGINLPASLFALDINGSTVESTGLGLDIGDADRICYPIPDTLCNEPWQKRPTAQLLMTMHELEGEPFFADPREVLRQVVTKFDELGLTICAAFELEFYLIDQENVNGRPQPPRSPISGKRPHSTQVYLIDDLDEYVDCLQDILEGAKEQGIPADAIVKESAPAQFEVNLHHVADPIKACDYAVLLKRLIKNIAYDHEMDTTFMAKPYPGQAGNGLHVHISILDKEGKNIFASEDPEQNAALRHAIGGVLETLPAQMAFLCPNVNSYRRFGAQFYVPNSPCWGLDNRTVAIRVPTGSSDAVRIEHRVAGADANPYLLMASVLAGVHHGLTNKIEPGAPVEGNSYEQNEQSLPNNLRDALRELDDSEVMAKYIDPKYIDIFVACKESELEEFEHSISDLEYNWYLHTV
- a CDS encoding glutamine synthetase family protein, translated to MSNNLDQLTDWLKDHKITEVECMIADLTGITRGKISPTNKFIAEKGMRLPESVLLQTVTGDYVEDDIYYELLDPADIDMVCRPDENAVFLVPWAIEPTAQVIHDTYDKQGNPIELSPRNVLKKVLKLYADHGWQPIVAPEMEFYLTKRSDDPDYPLQPPIGRSGRPETGRQSFSIEAANEFDPLFEDVYDWCELQELDLDTLIHEDGTAQMEINFRHGDALSLADQILVFKRTMREAALKHDVAATFMAKPMTGEPGSAMHLHQSIIDINTGKNVFSNEDGSMSQLFLNHIGGLQKYIPELLPLFAPNVNSFRRFLPDTSAPVNVEWGEENRTVGLRVPDAGPQNRRVENRLPGADANPYLAIAASLLCGYIGMVEGLNPSAPVVGRGYERRNLRLPLTIEDALERMENSKTIEKYLGTKFIAGYVAVKRAEHENFKRVISSWEREFLLFAV
- a CDS encoding TetR/AcrR family transcriptional regulator, with the translated sequence MTRPAPPRATPRKSRARSQARIDSILDAARTLLAAEGVASLSIYSVAERAEIPPSSVYHFFAGVPALLEALTSDVHAAFRACLQTPVEHEALSTWRDLSQRIEQRMLAIYSEDAAARQLILAQHGLTEVTRADRQHDLELGQLMHALFMRHFELPVLPQDVDVFALAMELGDRVYARSIQLHDCITPRMAEEGLRVVDAYLGLYLPPFLPKRLAPMNESDL
- the tauA gene encoding taurine ABC transporter substrate-binding protein; this translates as MKLHSPLRLLAALSLAGASFFAQAASEVTVAYQTTVDPAKVAQADGAYERSIDANIRWRKFDNGADIIAAIASGDVQIGYLGSSPLTAAITRKVPVETFLIATQIGAAEALVAREGSGINSPQDLIGKKVAVPFVSTGHYSLLAALKHWKIDPAKVTILNLAPPAIVAAWKRGDIDATYVWDPALGTAKENGKVLITSGELSQFGAPTFDAWIVRKDFAAKHPEIVTAFAKVTLDAYADYHKDPKAWQANQSNVDKLVKLSGAKATDIPLLLQGNVYPLAAGQTQLLGAPTTKALADTAAFLKEQGKVDAVLPDYAPSVNARFITQ
- the tauC gene encoding taurine ABC transporter permease TauC, which codes for MSSYELPAITPSVAAPPASRPVKRSLSTRWISVLTLLTLIALWWAVTAGELIEPLFLPPPSAVLEKGWLLATKGYMDSTLWQHLGASLSRIGLGLGFAILTAVPVGIAIGYNRIARGIFDPLIEFYRPIPPLAYLPLIVIWCGIGELSKVLLIYLAIFAPIAIATATGVRTVDPAKVRAAQSLGATRWQLIRHVILPSALPDILTGVRIGLGVGWSTLVAAELIAATSGLGFMVQSAAQFLVTDVVVLGILVIAIIAFAMEMGLRALQRKLVPWHGQAH
- the tauD gene encoding taurine dioxygenase, whose protein sequence is MSLTITPISAALGAQIDGVDLSLPLSVEHRDAIEQALLRHHVVFFRNQPVTPQQQARFAAHFGDLHIHPIYPNVPEQPQVLVLDTAVTDVRDNAVWHTDVTFLPTPAMGAVLSAKQLPAFGGDTLWAAGIAAFEGLSRPLQVLLDGLTATHDFTKSFPLERFGSTPEDLARWEQTRKSNPPLSHPVIRTHPVSGRKSLFVNEGFTTRINELSEAESEAILKLLFAHATRPEYTLRWRWQENDVAFWDNRVTQHYAVDDYRPNRRVMHRATILGDAPF